The sequence below is a genomic window from Gouania willdenowi chromosome 12, fGouWil2.1, whole genome shotgun sequence.
GAACCTTTCAGAGTGCAAATAATAGCTTGTGGTATTGCATTAATAACATCAGAAAATTGTTGGATTGTACAAGCAATATTGTATTTACgcttgaaatcatcaaaattaagtaaattcgCTCTCTTATCCATTGAATGCAAAACTGACCATATCATCCCAGTCTTTaaagtaaaatgacttttattGTAATAAGGATATACCGATTGTTCCATATTGGCGCGTTATGGGGTATGAAACTATGTTTATATATTAATTTCCAGTATTGTAGGACTTGTTCATGGAATTTTGATATTATTATGGGTAGTTTGGACAGTTCAAAATCACAGTGTAAAAGCAATTGAATGCCGCCTACATTGGAGAATATTTTAGCAGAAAGATTAAACCATAAAGTATTCATATGAGTCATAAAGTTTTGTAACCATCTTAGTTTTAAAACGCCATTTATCGGATCACAGTCGATAGCATTAAGACCACCTTCCTCTAAAGACTTGACAATGTCATTCTTCCTTATATAATGACGTCTATTTTTCCAGATGAAATTGAAGTTgttttgattgatttgtttaataACAGTTTGTGGAATGTCCAGAGAATATGCAGGGTAAATGATTCTTGAGACCTTCCATTTTAGAGAGCAATAACCTACCAAATATGGAGAGATCTCTCTGTAACCATGTATTTAATATAGATTTactctttttaattgtattatgaAATTACTTTTTAATCAGACTTCTGAGTTTTTTGAGATGGTAATCCCCAAGTATTTCACTTGGTCTTTAACAGGTATATCATACAGGGGTATTTGAGGGTGGTCATGAATTGCCATTAATTCACATTTATCAATATTTAAGTGAAGTCCAGAGGCTTTGGAAAAATAACTGACTACTTGCAGAGCTATAGGTATTTGTGTCTAATTTTTAAGGAAAAGGATGGTATCATCTGCAAGCTGAATTATAGCTAATGGGTTGCCTAAAACATCTAATATTTTGACCTCTTCACAGTTTTTGAACATAATGCTAAGAATTTCTACAACCATTAAGTAAAGGGGATGCAGGGCATCCTTGTCAAATAGCTCTTTTAACATCAAATCGTTTACAGGTACCAAAAGGGAGCAACACAGAACTATTGATATCACTGTATAATATTTTGATAATTTCACAAAAGGCATCTCCAAAACTAAATTGATGCAATGTATCAACCCAGTCAAATGCCTTacaaaagtccaaaaaaagaataaaaccaTCATCCTCAGTTTTGTCCCGATAATCTAATAAATCTAGCACCATCCTAATGTTATGATAGAGCGACCTCTGAAAAAACCAGATTGTGATTCACTGATAATTTGTGAAATACCTTGTTTTAAGTCTGTTAGCAACAACATAAGCAAAATGTTTATAATCCACATTGCGTAAGGTTATCGGTCTTAAATTGTTCAAGTACTTTTTTATCATTACCACTTTTGGGGATCAGTGAAATAAGTCCTTGTTTCATGGTGTTCATAAGAGATTTAGCTTTGATACATTCTTGTAtggcaaaggaaaaaaaaggtattttatATCCTCCAAGAAGTGTTTGTAAAAGTCTGATGAGAGGCCATCCTGAACAGGGGATTTCCTTAGGGAGAGCTGTTTAACTGCAGTATCTAACTCAAACATATCAATGTCTACATCACACATTTCCTTAAAATCCAGGCTGATGGTAGGAatgttgtgttttatactgTCCAGGAGAGATGAGTCTTTATCAGAGGTCGATGAATAAAGATCCTTATATAATTGATAAACTTCCTCAGCAATGACTATGGGATCCATGCATTCAACATCATTAATCATGAGTCAATCCTCTCCTGTCTCATCTTTTcaaggccacaaaaatatgCTGTGTTATGTTCACCTTCTTTGATCCATTTGGCTCTCGATCAAACAAAAACTCCTCTGGCTCTTCGAGAgcttaattcattcattttggaTGTTCCCTCAGAGTCTTGCTTCTTTCCTTTCCAAAACGTATTGAAACCTCTCTGAAAAAATTCCCATATGGTAGTTACCAAAAGTTACATCATATCTGATTTCTGAAATTAAGTCCTTATTGTGTTGCAATATTCCTGTTTTTTCAGCAAGTCTGCATTAAATTTCCAATACACATTCTTTTTGTTAGTACTTACATCTGGTTTTAAGTTAAGGTACAACAGGCAGTGGTAGGTTAATGGTGCATTGGAGATAGTGACATCTGAGACATGGTTAACCAATTCTGGAGCAGCCAACCACAAGTCAATTCTAGATCTTATAGCCCCATTAGGTTTAATTCACGAGTACCTTCTGAGCTTTGGATTTACGTATATAACTACagttctatgaatcccggatGACCACCAGAGGGCGGTGCTGAAAGCACTGAATGTTCCCTTCGCGCATGTACACAGTTCGAGTAGTTATACAAACAAAGTCACACCTGTGACCCGGGATGATGCCCCGGAAGTAATATATCCCCGCATCACCCGTGACTCTGTTTCTACAGAATTTTCTCGCGGAAACACAAGGATTCTGAGTGACAAACTCTGGCGGTCatccgggattcatagaaccatagttacatactcttgttctatttcatccctactGACTGTCAGAGGGTGGTGCTGAAAGCACTGAATGATTAATATCAACGATGTCACCAAGAATCCTTAGTACATACCTCACTGAGACGACCCAGGAGTTCCTTGCAGCAGAACTCGGCCAAGAGGAGAAGGAGTGGCCACATTGATGTTGTAGTATCTGGTGAATGTGCATTTCGAAGCCCACAATGCAGCAGCACAGATATCCTCCAAAGGAACCCCCCTCAAAACCGCTCATGAAGTGGAGACGCTGCTGGTAGAATGGGCTTTGACGGTGGAGCATGACCTCCTGACCGATAGGTGTTGCGAATGATCTCCACAATCCAATGAGACAGACACTGTTTGGAAAGAGGACATCCAATCTTAGGGCCACCATAACATAAAAAAAGCTGGTCTGTGCGGCGCATACCATCTGTAGCCTCAATGTATGCCTGCAGTGTCGGCACAGGACACAATGCCGacctgtctccaccctctcccaGAGGGAGATGAAACCGGGCCAAGTGCAATGGCCGATTGGGACAACACCTTGGGCACAAACACTGTTAGGCCACAAAGTGACACCAGAACCATCCGGACACCATCTGAGACATGAGGGACTGACAGAGAAGGCCTGTAACTCATCAACCCTTCTGGCAGAAACAATAGCCAACAAAAAAGCAGTCTTACATGAAAGCCACTTAAGCTCCACCTGCCCCAAAGGCTCAAAAGGGGGGCTGCATAGGGACTCGAGAACTAAAGACAAGTCCCACACTGGAGCCCGTGGTGCCGTCTGCGGACACAACCGACAAGCGCCCTGCAAAAAAAGAGAGACCAAATTATGACTGCCAATTGCCAACAATTGTTGACCATACCATGAGAGCATGATATAGGTGCAACATACACCTTTAGGGTGGAGGGAGACCGACCACCATCCAGGAGAAACTGAAGGAACTCCAGAACGATGAGAATCGAACAGGAGATTGGATCCTTGCGGGCAGAGCACAAATGTCAAAACAGCTTCCACCAATTCTCATATTGGTGGCGAGTAGAGACCGCCTTGGCATTCAAGATGGTCTGACCAACGGAACCACAGCTCAAGGCGGTGGGGAGTGGGGTGCCAAATCCGACCTCTCAATTGTAGCAGCAGATATGTCCTGGCTGGGAGCCGTCATGGTGTGCCGCGGCAGAGACTGTGCAGCAACGGGAACCATAGCTGCCCCAGCCAGTACGGAGCCACCAACAACAAACGGTGACCCTCCTGGAGAACCCTCTGAAGAGTTGGCCAAATCAgaggaagagggggaaaaacataCATGAGGGACTGAGGCCACGGATGTGCCAACACATCCCAGCCCAGAGGACCAGGTACCCCCTCGAGGGAGAACCACAGAGGGCAATGAGTGGACTCCACTGCGGCAAACAAATCCACCTCCGTCCGACCAAACAAGCACCAAATAGTGTGCACCACCTGTGAGTGGAGGGACCTCTCCCCAGAACCTTCATGTAACAATTGAGCCCCCGCACGTTCAGAATGGGACGTAATGCGCCATTTTTTTGGGGTACGAGAAGTACGTGGAATAGTAGCCTCTGGGTTGCAGCAGAGGATCTACTGCCTCGACTGCACCCTTCGCCAGGAGGGCAGATAGCTCCTCGTCCAGTGCTAGAGCCTTTGCTGGGTCATTTTGACCCGGCTGGAGATGTGTGGCCGGCATCGGAATTGCAATCTATACGCCTCAGACAAGGCTGACGGAGCAAGCCAAACCTGCCTACGAGCCTGAACAAGGTAAGACATAACCAGTCCAAGCTCCCTTGTCAAAAGAGCAAAAGCCTTCAGGGCTGCGTCATTAAACCCACTAGCAGCGGGTGCACCAGTAGCATCTTCCAGGGAGGCAAATGTTGCAAACATAAGGTGCTCCAGTGAGTTGCCTAGGCGACCAGTGCGCCCACCAGAGTAATACGCTCTGCTGAGAAGGTCATCAGTAACACTGCATTGGGGCCGAGGATACCCAACATCCTGGCACAAGGCCTCCTCGGGTGACACAATGAGGGATGCAGaaccctcacaccctgcacataATCTattcaaactcctcccctccggcagaagTTACAGATCAATGTGCGCCAAAACAACCCAccaaaacagtttcttcccccaggctgtcactctgattaaTGATAAACAGTCAAaaagtgtcagacctgttgctGTGTAATAatcctggaactaaacataacaaccctggaacaatcactgtgaatgttcatgtacataaacgtatactatttaatttaaatgttcacctgcactactcatcactaCACTATAATCTTATTATTATGCACTGCACTGATTTTTCATTATAAGGAGAGAGAAATAAGAGAGATCTGACAAATGAGACATCATGCATGAACAAGCTTTGATGATGTCAGAGAACACGAGATAATAAAGGACTCTGGAAGTTCTTTACTACTTCTCTAACGTCAATCATTTCCTAAATGTAAGACTTCACAGCTGATTTCATTCTTTTACAGTTAGATTTTGCTTTTGACTCACAGCCCCTATTGATTTTCAGCCCCTTACTCATTGTAAAGGgctgaaaataaacaatactaTAAATATTAACTTTTGAATTTCATCACTTACTGCCCTTGGTCTAATTCTATGTAGATCCAAAGCAAACGCACAAAaggctttaaaaaatacactgaacaaaaatacagacaaggattcaaaaaatgacataatgactcaaaaccacatacaaaatgacaaaaataaaaccccaaaaaacaaaagggctccaaaaacacatacatttgcaataaaacacacaatatgacaaacaaaatgccttcaaaaaaaaacacaaaattacctgAAAAATTAACTGCAGAATCAAAAAATATCTGCCTTTGtgcaatttgtaaaaaaaacaacaaataaagtgCATAAGTGTTAATTATTCTATAAagagacagttttttttaatgtaacacaGATAGAGCTTTAATATTCAAAGGTAAAACAAGTAACACAAAatgtttacagtttaattatagaatgtaaacaaacacacacacacaaaaaaaaaaaaactgtaaaaaacaaCTCTAAAACATTTGCCAAAAACTCTAACTACACTTCAAACTTATGTAGCTAAAAAAACCAAAGTACAACTAATAAGAAaatatttactacaaacattacaatttaaaatcTTTTGTGTGAGGACTGTCTTGGGGACCTTcagttcagacttttttttatacatatataatgtTTTCAAGTCAAACATCACATTCAAATGGTTTCTCAcctgtgtgaattctcatgTGTTTCTTAAGGGTGGGCTTAGaggtaaaaaaattacaacaaacatcACATCTCAATGGTTTCCCACCTATGTGAGTTATCATGTGTGACTGCAAGGAATCCTTacgggtaaaacatttactacaaacaacacatttaaatagtttctctcctgtgtggattctcatgtgtgattGCAAGGAATTCTTacgggtaaaacatttactacaaacatcacatttaaatagtTTCTCACATgcgtggattctcatgtgtttctTAAGGGTGGGCTTATAGGTAaaaaatttacaacaaacatCACATCGAAATGGTTTCCCACCGATGTGAGTTATCATGTGTGACTGCAAGGAACCCTTacgggtaaaacatttactacaaacatcacatttaaatagtttctctcctgtgtggattgtcATGTGTGACTGCAAGGAATTCTTacgggtaaaacatttactacaaacatcacatttaaatagtTTCTCTCCAGTATGGATCCCCATGTGTGACTGCAGGGAATCCTTAcgagtaaaacatttactacaaacatcacatttgaatggtttatctcctgtgtggattctcatgtgtgacttaAGGTAATCCCttcgaataaaaaaaatactacaaacatcacatttaaatggtttctctcctgtgtggattctcatgtgtgactgaAAGGAATCCTTACGGGTAAAAcgtttactacaaacatcacatttaaatggtttctctccagtgAGTGATGCTTTCTCACCACCCACACATTCAGATGTCATTTTTACCTGAACCTTCTTCTTTgaacaaatctgttgaaatgaactAATCTGTGTTTTGGAAGCTTTACATCCCATTTCAGCATTTTTACTTGAGTCAGACGTCTTTCTATTATTCATGGTGGAATCACAGTCAGTTTCAGCTTCAGATTCAGTCTCTGACAGAGGTTTCTGCCAAATGTCTTCATTATCATgatcctcatcatcatcctcagtaCTACCCTCAGTCTGAGACGATTCTGTTTCcgttccatcaggaccttgtaGTATTAAACTGTTTGGATCTGGGTTCTGAGCTGCTTCTGGTTCTTTGCTGTGAATTCCCACAGTTTgtctttttattaattcattcaaactccaggttgaaggttcctcctttatgttcatttctgttagttgtctccagtgtagctgggaggcctgaagcttctcctcttcatcttcacatttaacaggacaagcagcactgtttgtctcctgctgcacacaaagctggttttcctcctgaccttcactgagcatctctggttcctcctttatgtggagacgctctgggagcagctgctccacattcttcttctcactgaaAACACAGTCAGTGACTGATG
It includes:
- the LOC114472807 gene encoding gastrula zinc finger protein XlCGF8.2DB-like, translating into MGCKASKTQISSFQQICSKKKVQVKMTSECVGGEKASLTGEKPFKCDVCSKRFTRKDSFQSHMRIHTGEKPFKCDVCSKCFTRKNSLQSHMTIHTGEKLFKCDVCSKCFTRKGSLQSHMITHIGGKPFRCDVCCKFFTYKPTLKKHMRIHACEKLFKCDVCSKCFTRKNSLQSHMRIHTGEKLFKCVVCSKCFTRKDSLQSHMITHIGGKPLRCDVCCNFFTSKPTLKKHMRIHTGEKLFKCDVCRKCFTRKDFLQSHMRIHTGEKPFKCDVCSKCFTHKLTLKKHMRIHTGEKPFECDV